A genomic segment from Spinacia oleracea cultivar Varoflay chromosome 3, BTI_SOV_V1, whole genome shotgun sequence encodes:
- the LOC110789221 gene encoding squamosa promoter-binding-like protein 18 isoform X2 has translation MEWDSKSCAWNGVSKLEIQDNSYHHHLATLAGSSGSGIGNMFSVDLKLGTLGDIGDVSMQNFKNSMPLSMMDSSSSPSPVLALSKRGRPRNSGAQNTVFCSVDGCASDLNQCREYHRRHKVCEKHSKTPVVTVGGKEQRFCQQCSRFHSLEEFDEVKRSCRKRLDGHNRRRRKRQPEICYMPDSAGGFLSSHTDGMLQFCCPETHTVNWPIMSQQPDMYSQNNNQETMYQPLVNGVTLTGTSRRGGLKVSPDNLGCALSLLSRYSSDICVEPGMQPTTMSSSTGQGSSSTSLHLNNSFLQLPCSQGLEDMDSSASFSSTTNTNPRSFGGFHDGFRETGSSRIFPFTWE, from the exons ATGGAGTGGGATTCAAAATCATGTGCTTGGAATGGGGTGAGCAAGTTAGAGATTCAAGACAACAGTTACCATCATCATCTAGCTACATTAGCAGGTTCAAGTGGCTCAGGAATTGGAAACATGTTTTCAGTGGATCTGAAGCTGGGAACACTAGGAGATATTGGAGATGTGTCTATGCAGAACTTCAAGAATTCAATGCCCTTAAGTATGATGGATTCTTCCTCTTCTCCTTCGCCGGTGTTGGCGCTTTCAAAGAGAGGGAGGCCACGCAACAGTGGAGCGCAAAATACAGTTTTCTGCTCAGTTGATGGGTGTGCTTCTGACCTTAATCAATGCAGGGAATACCATCGCCGCCATAAGGTATGCGAGAAGCACTCTAAGACGCCCGTTGTTACTGTTGGTGGGAAGGAACAGCGGTTCTGCCAGCAATGTAGCAG GTTCCATTCCCTTGAGGAGTTTGATGAAGTTAAGAGAAGCTGCAGAAAACGCTTGGATGGACATAATCGACGTAGGAGGAAGAGACAGCCTGAAATCTGTTACATGCCTGATTCTGCTGGTGGCTTTTTGTCATCTCATACAG ATGGGATGCTGCAGTTTTGCTGTCCCGAAACGCATACTGTAAACTGGCCTATAATGTCACAGCAGCCTGATATGTACTCCCAAAATAATAATCAAGAAACAATGTATCAGCCACTTGTAAATGGCGTTACTCTAACAGGAACTAGTAGGAGAGGCGGCCTAAAGGTTTCACCAGACAATTTAGGATGTGCTCTCTCTCTTCTGTCAAGGTATTCGTCGGATATCTGTGTGGAACCTGGTATGCAACCAACAACTATGAGTTCATCAACAGGTCAAGGTAGCAGCAGCACTTCCCTGCATCTAAATAACAGTTTTCTTCAACTTCCATGCTCTCAAGGCTTAGAGGATATGGACAGTTCAGCTTCATTCTCTAGTACTACTAATACTAATCCTCGAAGCTTTGGAGGGTTCCATGATGGGTTTCGTGAAACCGGCTCTTCTAGAATCTTCCCATTTACTTGGGAGTAG
- the LOC110789221 gene encoding squamosa promoter-binding-like protein 18 isoform X1, which produces MEWDSKSCAWNGVSKLEIQDNSYHHHLATLAGSSGSGIGNMFSVDLKLGTLGDIGDVSMQNFKNSMPLSMMDSSSSPSPVLALSKRGRPRNSGAQNTVFCSVDGCASDLNQCREYHRRHKVCEKHSKTPVVTVGGKEQRFCQQCSRFHSLEEFDEVKRSCRKRLDGHNRRRRKRQPEICYMPDSAGGFLSSHTADGMLQFCCPETHTVNWPIMSQQPDMYSQNNNQETMYQPLVNGVTLTGTSRRGGLKVSPDNLGCALSLLSRYSSDICVEPGMQPTTMSSSTGQGSSSTSLHLNNSFLQLPCSQGLEDMDSSASFSSTTNTNPRSFGGFHDGFRETGSSRIFPFTWE; this is translated from the exons ATGGAGTGGGATTCAAAATCATGTGCTTGGAATGGGGTGAGCAAGTTAGAGATTCAAGACAACAGTTACCATCATCATCTAGCTACATTAGCAGGTTCAAGTGGCTCAGGAATTGGAAACATGTTTTCAGTGGATCTGAAGCTGGGAACACTAGGAGATATTGGAGATGTGTCTATGCAGAACTTCAAGAATTCAATGCCCTTAAGTATGATGGATTCTTCCTCTTCTCCTTCGCCGGTGTTGGCGCTTTCAAAGAGAGGGAGGCCACGCAACAGTGGAGCGCAAAATACAGTTTTCTGCTCAGTTGATGGGTGTGCTTCTGACCTTAATCAATGCAGGGAATACCATCGCCGCCATAAGGTATGCGAGAAGCACTCTAAGACGCCCGTTGTTACTGTTGGTGGGAAGGAACAGCGGTTCTGCCAGCAATGTAGCAG GTTCCATTCCCTTGAGGAGTTTGATGAAGTTAAGAGAAGCTGCAGAAAACGCTTGGATGGACATAATCGACGTAGGAGGAAGAGACAGCCTGAAATCTGTTACATGCCTGATTCTGCTGGTGGCTTTTTGTCATCTCATACAG CAGATGGGATGCTGCAGTTTTGCTGTCCCGAAACGCATACTGTAAACTGGCCTATAATGTCACAGCAGCCTGATATGTACTCCCAAAATAATAATCAAGAAACAATGTATCAGCCACTTGTAAATGGCGTTACTCTAACAGGAACTAGTAGGAGAGGCGGCCTAAAGGTTTCACCAGACAATTTAGGATGTGCTCTCTCTCTTCTGTCAAGGTATTCGTCGGATATCTGTGTGGAACCTGGTATGCAACCAACAACTATGAGTTCATCAACAGGTCAAGGTAGCAGCAGCACTTCCCTGCATCTAAATAACAGTTTTCTTCAACTTCCATGCTCTCAAGGCTTAGAGGATATGGACAGTTCAGCTTCATTCTCTAGTACTACTAATACTAATCCTCGAAGCTTTGGAGGGTTCCATGATGGGTTTCGTGAAACCGGCTCTTCTAGAATCTTCCCATTTACTTGGGAGTAG